GCGCACCGCGCCCGGCTGGCCGCCCTGTTGGCCCCGCACGGACTCCATCCGGGGCAAGACACGCTGCTCGCGGTGGTCTGGGCCGAGCCAGGACTGCGTCAGGTGACACTCGCTGAGCGCCTCGGGGTGGAACCGGCCACGGTCTCCCGCGTCGTGGAGCGATTGGAGCGAGGCGGCCTGCTGGAGCGACGCCGTGACCCGCACGACGGACGACTCTGGCGCATTCATCCGACGCCCCGATCGCGGTTGCTCGAAGCGATGGTGCGCCGCAACTGGCG
The DNA window shown above is from Gemmatimonadota bacterium and carries:
- a CDS encoding MarR family transcriptional regulator codes for the protein MTLPPLLEALQACHRAHRARLAALLAPHGLHPGQDTLLAVVWAEPGLRQVTLAERLGVEPATVSRVVERLERGGLLERRRDPHDGRLWRIHPTPRSRLLEAMVRRNWRELEDAIVASLGPTDAEQLGRLLTATATALTTPIEPA